The nucleotide window TCTATACCGCGACGCTGCTGAAATCGGCGGGGCTGACACCCAACGACGTTACGCTGGTGAATTTGCGGCCGCAGGAAATGCTGCCGGCGCTGGCCGCCGGCAGCATCGATGCGTTCGACACCTGGGAGCCTCATATCGCCAACGCCAAGAAGGCGCTCGGAGCAGCCGCCGTCGAACTCGACACGAAGGGTACCTACTCCGAGACCTTCAATATCGTCGTCATGCGTGCCTACCTCGATGCCAACCCGGCCCTCGTCAAGAGATTCATCGCGGCCCTGATCGAAGCCGAGACCTGGGTCAAGGCAAACCCGAATGATGCGATCGCGACGGTGGCGGATGCCGTCGGCATGAAGCGCGACGACCTTCAGCCGATCTGGTCCGACTACGTGTACCGCGTGCGGATCGATGACAGGCTAATTGAAATCCTGAAGACCCACGCCGCGTGGCGTCTCGCCAGTGGCAATCATCCCCCGGGGGCTGTGATGCCGGACTTCAGCAAGGTGATCGTTTCGGAGCCGCTGAAGAGCCTCGACCCGGCGCGCGTCACCGTCACGTCGAAGTAGGATACTCGTCCATGAAGCATGACGGTGCCTTGAAGGCCGACGAAGACGGCGGCGAACGTGCCCGCGCGCGCTCGGAT belongs to Bradyrhizobium icense and includes:
- a CDS encoding NrtA/SsuA/CpmA family ABC transporter substrate-binding protein encodes the protein MHRNAINRIAALAGYVAISCLAAGSNGASAAELLKARLAQNLAPISALAIVAKSKGIFERHGLDITVSNFTSGKQCLDTVVGGGADIATTAEAPVTAAAMANQPIAFVAGMEYSDLKTVVAAKSGIKSKADLRGRKIAFTAGTGSEVYTATLLKSAGLTPNDVTLVNLRPQEMLPALAAGSIDAFDTWEPHIANAKKALGAAAVELDTKGTYSETFNIVVMRAYLDANPALVKRFIAALIEAETWVKANPNDAIATVADAVGMKRDDLQPIWSDYVYRVRIDDRLIEILKTHAAWRLASGNHPPGAVMPDFSKVIVSEPLKSLDPARVTVTSK